The Synechococcus sp. MVIR-18-1 region CCACCACGGCCGAAGCGGTCGGTCCTGAGCCAGCGCCAGGTCCGTAAAACATCACCCTTCCGATCGGATCACCTTCAACCAAAATCGCGTTGTTCACCCCATTCACCCCGGCGAGGGGGTGGTCATTGGGGACCAGGGTGGGTTGAACGCTCACCGCCAGAGGCAGCGATGTGGGATGGCTGGGGTCGGGTTCCATGCTTTCGGCCACGGCAAGCAGCTTCACGCCGTAGCCCAACTGGGTGGCGTAATCCACGTCTCTGCTTTGCAGCGTGCTGATCCCTGCCGTATAGATGCCGTTGCGATCAATGGGCCCCCCGAAGGCCAATCCGGAGAGGATGGCGATTTTGTCGGCGGCATCGAGCCCCTCTACATCTGCGGCTGGGTCGGCTTCGGCATAACCCAGATCCTGGGCGTCGCGCAGGACAGCGTTGTAATCAGCACCCTCCTCAGCCATCCGACTCAGGATGTAATTGGTGGTGCCATTGATAATTCCGCTCACGCGTTGAATGCGGTTGCTGCCGAGCGATTGCTTGAGCGGCTCAATGATCGGAATCCCGCCGCCAACGGCGGCTTCAATCAGCACGTAAACACCTGCGGCCGCTGCGGCGGCGGCAATCTCTTCGCCATGCCTGGCGATGACCGACTTGTTAGCGGTCACAACCGACTTGCCAGCAGCAATCGCACGCATGATCAGGGTGCGAGCTGGCTCGATGCCTCCCATCACTTCCACCACAACGTCCACGGCTGGGTCGTCGACGACGGCTTCAGGGGATGTGGTGAGGATGCTTTCGTCTAGAGCAATGGGCCGCGTGCGGTTTCGATCTCTTACCGCTACACGGACGAGATCCAGATCAGCAATCAGAGGGTGTCTCCCTTCTGGCGTCTGGAGAATGCTTGCCACTCCGGCACCCACAGTGCCGAGACCGAGAAGGCCAATTCCGATCCGGGTGGACATTGAACAGGTTCCGTTTGTGTCGCTGATCAGCAGACTCTATGAATCCATAGCGTCATCGGTGTTTGTTAGGGCATGAGCCTGGGATTGCATCGCTCGCAAAATGTTCAAAAAGCCGTTGGCTCTTGAGGGGGTCAGGCTTGATTGCAAGCCAGTAGCGGCAATGAAGTCGGGATTGACGGCGAGAACTTGATCTGGAGTGAGATCACTCATTCCTTTGATCAGTAAGGCAAGCAGCCCTTTGGTGATCAAGGCATCGGACTCTCCTTGCCAGCACACGTGGTTGTCCTGGAGAGCGGCATGAATAAACACTTGAGACACGCAACCTTGAACCTTGCGGTCTTCGGTTTGGAGCTCTGCGGGCATCACGGGGAGCTTTTTCGCCAGCCAGAGCACGTACTCGTAACGCTTGCGTGGGTCTGGCGTGCCGCTAAGCCGATCTGCCAGGCGGTCTAGCTCCTCGCTTCCGTATTGGCTCGAGGAGCAGCAGGGGTCTGCCATGGACGGTTTCAGCGATTCAGGCTGGGTTGGCGCACCTTAACCATCAGGCCTGTAAGTCCGAGCAGGGCAGGTGCCCCCAGCCAGGCGAAAGCCGGCAGCGCGGTGGATTGGTTTTGGGTTTGCACCACCTCGTCCAGCAAGACGCTGCCCTGTCGAATCGGTAATTCCAAATAGTCGCGATGTCCGGGGCCACCATCCACTTGCAAATCCAAGACGCCTTCAACCAGGCCTGGAAGTATTAAGACCAGTTGTCCATTCGCTCCGATCTCACCGAGTTCTTCTCCAGGTGTTCCATCGGCATTAAGCAGTCGCACAGCGGCACCTTCAACTGGCTCACCTGTGGAGAAGCTGCTACTGAGCTCTAATTGGCCATCGAGATAGCGCAGTGAGCTTTCGATTCCATGGGCCTGCGCCTGCTGGCCTGCCATGACTCCCAGACCTAAAGCAGTGCAGGTGACCAGCAGGCGGCGTGAAAACACGGTCATGGCAGCGGGCTTAGAAGGATTTCATCTTGCAGAACATTCGCTCTAATGGCTAGCCCTACGCAAGCTGCAGCCTTGTTCGGTGATCCATCCATCCAAGGGCTGATCCCAGGGTTCTGTCGGCAGCAAGGTGGGATGGACGCACGCCTCAGGTAAGACGGCAAACGTCGGCAGCGTTGACCACCCAGGTTGACTGAGCAAGCGGTCATAGCAACCGCCTCCGTAGCCCAGGCGCATGCCGTTTCGATCGACGGCAAGGGCTGGAAGTAGTAAGAGGGCCAGTTCAGTGGGTTTTAACGCTGGTGATGTGAGGGGGGCGGGAATAGAAAAGGCATCGCCGCGAAGCTCTCTTGGCGATGGGGCATTTCGCCAAGCGTGATAAGTCACGCTGTAATCCGCTGCCGTTGCAGGCAGGGCAAGGGGTGCAGGCTGCAGTTCGGCCAACAGGCGTAAATCGGGTTCCCCCGGAAGGGGCCAGGTGATTCCGATGGCCCCATGGTGGTGAGGAGGCCCCTGGGCGTTCAGATGGGCAAGCACGCTTTTTACCAGTGAGGCATTCAGCTTTGGCATCAGCCCATGGCGTATGCGGCGGTATTCAGACCTCAGGGCCTTTTTTGTAGCAACCACTTTGAAGCCACTTTTAAGCAGTTTGTGAGAGCGATCTGGGTCTGACCATGGTCTGGGTTCGAAAGGGTGATGTCTGAAGTAACTTCGCTTTATCAAAAAATGAGAACTGATGGACAAGCTCAAAACTTGGCTGAAGCAGCTCAATGCTTATGCAAACAAGCATCTTCAGACCTGGGAGGTTGAAAGAAAGCGCTGAAGAACGGTGGCCTTGAAGACTTGATCGTTGCACTGCATGGTGATCGTTCCTGTTGCGTCTTCTCCTTGTCTAAAACGTGAGTAACACGCTGCTTTGATTGATGAGAGCCGTTTTCTTTTGTGCGTCTCTGTTGCTGGCCTTGCCTATGGCTGCAGCTGAGAAGGGCACGTCGACCGCCCAGGGTGTAAATGAACAGATGGCAACGGCTCAAGCGATGCGCAGCGTTCCCAAAGGCGCAACAGTTGTGGATACCACCTGCAAAGAAATTGGTGTTGGTGCCTTTACTTATCGGTTTCAATGCTCAGTGCATTGGGCTCAATAATCAGCGCAGCTTTCAAGTCCATTCTTGATTTCCTTCTGGGTGGTTTGGTATGTCGATCGAAGGTAAACCAGGTCACCAAATGATGGCCCTGGTCTCTGTTCACCAAGCCCTTGTGAAGATCGATTGAAAGGACTCAGCAAAGAGCTATGTACTCGTTAATCAATGACTTTTTTCTTATCCATCGGCCTTGCTTCTTTCCCGTAAAGGCAGTGCAGCACTGAGGTCTTGAGGGGTAAGATCCATGCTCCTAGCGTCTTCAACTCAGACGATGGAGACCTTGCCGGAGGCAATATCGAAATACCCGGCCACGATTTGAAGCTCTCCCGATTGAACTGCCTTGGCTAAAACGTCGCTGCGTGTCGTGAGTTGTTGAGCCGTTGCACTGGCATTGTTCTTGATGGCGTTCGTCAAGGTGTCTCCTGGGACCAAGTTGGCTCGAATCGGTTTGATGAGCTGATCGAATAGTGGCGTGAGTGTTTTATTCGCTCGAGCGGCTTGAACAGCGCCACAATTGCTGTGGCCCAAAACCAAGATCAAGGGCGTTTTTAAGACTGCAACGCCAAACTCGAGAGAGGCAATTCCCTCGTCAAAAGGAGTGTTTCCTGCGCTACGCACAACAAACAAATCACCAGCAGCAGCATCAAAAATCCATTCCGGAGCAACTCTGGAGTCGGCGCAGCTGATGATGGAAGCCCAAGGGGATTGAGACTCTTCCAGAACGCTTGAAGGAAGGAAGCAATTGTCTAACCAAAGGTTGGACATCACTTGGGCACGTTCGTTCAAACTCGTGGCCTTGTTCTTCGCTTGCCAAGCTGCTGCAAACCGCGCATTTCCATCGATCAGGGCCGTGAGTGAATCGTCTGGCCGGCAGGATTGGGCTGATTCCTTCTGCGCTAGAACCGCTGCTTCGGCCTTAGCCGGCTTGATCAACTGCATCGCAGCCGCGAGACCAAACGCGTTTAGGCCACTACGAAACAAAAAAGAGCGTCGATTGAGTGTCACGAAACCTGCTTGAAGTGAGACTCAATTCCCAGGGTGCTGATCAAGACCCAGTGAAAACGATCTGAAAAGTTTAGACAGGCCTCTCATTCCAATCACACGTTTTGAAGTGCTGTGAACACACTCATTCCAAGCTGTTACAGCAATTGATTGCAGCCAGGTTGGTTTGCGCGCTGATGCTCAGCACCAATTTGTGAGCGTTAAGCCCTTCTCTCGATCGACCGATGCCAAATATCAGCCTGAGCGATCCCTTCCATAATTTCTTCATGATGAGCACCGATTTGAGTCTGTGCTCCTTTGGTTCATAGGCCGTTGACTAATCGATTCCGCGCGCTTGCCCGCTTACAGATGTAAGGAGCTTTTAGATCGATTCTGCGGCGAGATACAGCGAACCAGCAAATCCATCGCGTCGTTTTCGATCACCCCATACACATTGCAGATCCCCCTGTGTTTCCTTGTGATAGAGATCTTCTGCGAGCTGCACAAGATTTCCGCCGTTCTGCAAATAGTCATCGGCGCTCTCGTATCCATTGTTTTGAAGCCACTGCACGGTGAGGTTGATCGCAGTTTCTTCGACCCTGGTCATTGCACCGTTACGTCATCTTGACGTTCTACTCGGCTGATCTCTTCAGTGCTGGGCAATAAAAAACCCCGCTGGTGGCGGGGCTTAACTCAATCGATAGGAGAAGGACTCACTCGTCGCCTTCTTCCTCACCACCCACAGGAATCAAGCGAATCGCTTTTTTGCCAAGCTTGATGGTGAATTCGTCACCAACTTGGAGATCGAGCATGGCGGTGTAAGCCTTGCCGATCAGCAGATTGCCGTTGCCCTGAACTGTTGCAACGTAGGAAAGCTTGCGTCCGCCTTTACCAACGCCAGCGTTTCCGCCGCCGAGGTCAATGCCTTTGGCATTGAGGAGAGCTTCATAAAAGGCGGTGAAATTGACCCGGTCACTGCCGTCTTTCTTTTTAGAGACGTAGCCACATGCTGTGGCGAGATCAGTCTTGGATACATCTCCAAGGTCTTTTACCTTGGTGAGCAGGTCGGAACCGGTGAGCATTTGAAACTTGCGTTTCACTATTACTAACAAACTCCATGCCTACTAGTCAACTATTTGCCCATATCAGTTGCTTTCCCTCTTGCCTCTTTCTCTGTCAGAAAACGATTCCGATTCAGTAATTCTTCAGCAACAGGGATGCTCTGACTCACTTTTACAAGATGCTGCAGGGCTTTTGAGAGTTTGGTGATAATGCTCTATCCCTAGAGAAGAGTCAGATGGAGATCTTGATTTTGCTGCCTGGCTCATTTGCGGTCTGATCCAGCAGCGTGTCTTACATCCATATGCTGAGGAGCTGATGTGGTCGTTCCTTGTGCCGAAGATCAAGGGGATAAACAAGCTCGTCGAATGGTTTGGGCTTGTATTGACTACTAAGAAGGTTGTCAACTTGGTGGCTGCCTCGGTTGTGCTCAGGTGAGCGGCTGTTAATACCAACGGGCCCTGCAGCAGCTTGATCTCCTGAGATCAATCCAGCCTCAGAATGCAGCTCACCAGGCCAGTTCAAGCTATTGGATTAAGCAGGCCTCGCGAATCCATTGCTTATTGCTTGCGTATCGCAACGGTAAAGACAGTGCAGCACTAAGTCAGCCTCTGCCTTTTTTGAAGTCAATATTGATGCGCTGAGGTTTGTGCTGTCGCTTGATGCTCTACCACAAAAGCTTGATGAGATAGTGCGTCTCAGCTCTAACGCTGCACGACAGCAGACAGAGGAATCCACCGTTAACGATTTTTATTCAGTGAGTGGATTTCAAGATCTCAGCACTTCCAATTGCGAGCTGTTTCAGTCGTTATCAGCTGAGCGAGCCGTCTGAGCGACTTGATCTCATCGGCTGCCATCAAGCTTGTGCAGGGTTTTGACGCATGTTGAGGAAATGACCAGCTTTTTACTGACCTCGATGTGATACAAATCGCAAATCACGTCGTGCTGGAGGGTGAGCAGATGATCAAGTTGTTGGTGTAGGCCGGTTTCGCGTCGAAAGGCGACCCTTGACCGCTCACGAGTGATCCAGCCCCTCAATCCATCTTTAGTTTGATATCAAGCCCTGTCTTTGCAGGGGTTTCTCACCTCAGAGTCTTGGCAGCAACGCAGCGAGGCTTGGGATCAGCGTTGAGTTTGCTCTTGGGGGAAAACGATCCGTGATTCTTTGACGCGCATGGACAACGCCCTGTTGCTGAGAGCTCTCCTCAATGCCATGAAGCAAATATTCGGCCGAGAGAGTTGTTGGAGTCTTTATCGATGGTTTCTTTCTCAAGATTTGATTAGAACCTGAGTTCTGCTGGTGAGTGAATGCCCGCACCAAAATCCACAACCCAACCCAACGCCCGTTGCTGGGTTTGGTTCAAGGGCGACCCGTTGAAGACGGAGGGAAGTTGGAAGGGGGGCTGGTACGGAGCTCCTTCCGTGATTGGAGGCGTGAGGATTGAGCATCACGACTATGTGCCGTGCAGGGTGCCGGAGTGGAGGGTGGTGTTCTCGGAGCCTGCTGATTTGCTGTCGCCTCCTTCCGTTCCAGATGATGCGGAGTGGAAGCTGTATCCCACTGAGCCTCAGTGATCAGTTTTCAAACAAAGCAGGTTGTTTGGATGTGCCGCGAATCAAGCTTTGAGGGCTGTTTTACCCAGTCTTTGCAAGCTTTCTAGGCTCTTAAGTGTTTGCTGGGCCTGTGCCAACATTGGGCGCCCTTGGGGCGCACAATCTGCGATCAAAGAGGCCGCTAATGAGGCTTCCGACTTAACCAGCGTCATGCAGTACTCAATTCTGCTCATGGGATCTGAGGCCATGGCCTCGCTTTTCTTGCTCAAAGCGGGAGCAAGCTGATGGAGAAGATCATTGAGCGCTTGTTGGATGGATTCGATTGTTGCTTCTGTCGCTATTCCTTGTTGATCAGGTGGGTTCATGTTGTTCAGTCGATGGCTGAGGCGGTTGAGAAAGCGATTGCATGCAACCTCATGGACGGAAAGAGCAACTTGCAATCGATGAGCTGCACTAAATTTATGATGAGCAGCTGTAATGAGAAATTCCTCCAGCATTGAGGTACTGATCAGGTTTTAGCCGGTAGTATTTTTCTTCGATGGCTTGTGATTGCTCGTCGTAGGGATGGCTAAAGACTTCCTGTAGCTCTTTGATGAGTGCATAGTCGCCTTGCTTCGCTTGTTGATAAGCAGGAGCAATGAGCCACTCGCGCCAGGTGTATTTCGGATTAACGCGCTTCATCTTTTCCGCGATCCCGGTCCGATCCTCACTGTCTCCGATGCGTTCGTTCCAGCTCTGAAGCCAGGCTTGCCATTGATGTTCCAGGTCTGTAGGGATCGATGTATAAAAGCTTGTTTTTAAATCAGACCAATGCTTTGGCATCTTGCAAAGCTCACGAAAGAAAATTGTGAAATCAACTTTGGTTTCGATCATGAGCTGAAATAACGTATTGACCAGAGCTTCGTTGTAGTGGGTAAGACCAAGCTTGTCTGCCCACATCTGTTCAATAGTGGTATTGATTGTTTGTTTAAACCCACCACAGATCTTGTCTAATTGCTCTAAAACTGCCGCATTATCTATGACAAGTAGCCTGATGGACTTCCAAAACATATAAAAATTGGCTTCTGCTGCGACAGGCTGGTTAAAAAAGGAGAAGTGTTCGCCACCCCCAATCCAAGGCTGGAAACGCGGATCAAAGACCTCACAAAATCCAAACGGTCCATAGTCGAGGGTGAAGCCACCAGCTGCGCAATTATCACTATTGAAATTGCCTTGGCAATAACCAATACGTAACCAATTGGCAACTAAATTCGTGAGTCGATCTTGGTAGAGCTCTGCTAACTGTATTAATTGAGTAGAAAAATCTAGAGTTTGATCGATTTCAGATTTGTATTCTCGATCGATTAAATGCAGCACAATCATGCGTAACTCTTTTAATACGTCTGGATGGTCACTGTTTCGAGCACGTCGTGCGAATAATTCCAATTGACCAACGCGTAAAAAGGAGGGTGCTACACGGGTTGAAATGGCAACCGGATCCTCCACTAAAATATCGGGATCAGAAGAGTTGGAGTTTTCTGAATACCAAGGCCGCCTAACTGTCTCTGTTTGTGAAACATAGAGTGTCAAAGAACGTGACGTCGGTACCCCGAGGGCATGCATCAAGTCCTGTGCGAGAAACTCTCTTACGCTTGAGCGCAGAACGGCACGCCCGTCAGCCCCCCGGCAGTAAGGAGTGGGGCCACCGCCTTTTAATTGCATCTCCCAACGCTGACCATTAAGGATTCCTTCGAAGACAGAAATAGCGCGACCATCCCCGTAGCCATTGCCATTTCCAAATGGACATTGTTGATTATATTCAGTTCCATAAATAGATAATGCATACCCTGTGGCCCAGCCAAAAGGTCGCATTGGCTCTCGCGTTTCAGAAAGATCACCCGAGAATAGTTTCTTAAACTCTTCGTTGAAGGCCAGATCTTGATCCAAGCCAAGTTCGCAGAATAATGTTTCGCTATGGCTTACATAGGTGGGTTGTGCCAGGGGCTTTGGAGTAACAGGAACAAAATGACCAGAGCGGACCTGACGAGGCCGATGATCTTGCCCATCTTTTGTTGATTCAGGATCAGGATTAAGGGTGTTTAGTAGTGAATAATTTGAGTGTTGAATAAAATCGTCAAAAGAAGCTAAGGATTGTTTAGAGCTTTGCTTAGGAGGAAGTGACATTCTCGTTG contains the following coding sequences:
- a CDS encoding homoserine dehydrogenase, with protein sequence MSTRIGIGLLGLGTVGAGVASILQTPEGRHPLIADLDLVRVAVRDRNRTRPIALDESILTTSPEAVVDDPAVDVVVEVMGGIEPARTLIMRAIAAGKSVVTANKSVIARHGEEIAAAAAAAGVYVLIEAAVGGGIPIIEPLKQSLGSNRIQRVSGIINGTTNYILSRMAEEGADYNAVLRDAQDLGYAEADPAADVEGLDAADKIAILSGLAFGGPIDRNGIYTAGISTLQSRDVDYATQLGYGVKLLAVAESMEPDPSHPTSLPLAVSVQPTLVPNDHPLAGVNGVNNAILVEGDPIGRVMFYGPGAGSGPTASAVVADILNIAGIRQLKPADGNLDPLLAASSWRACHLANKEQTSQRNYVRFKTENAPGVIGRIGSCFGDHNVSIQSIVQLEASDAGAEIVVITHVVGNGQMSAALKAIHAIEGVLSLDAHLGCL
- a CDS encoding SufE family protein; this encodes MADPCCSSSQYGSEELDRLADRLSGTPDPRKRYEYVLWLAKKLPVMPAELQTEDRKVQGCVSQVFIHAALQDNHVCWQGESDALITKGLLALLIKGMSDLTPDQVLAVNPDFIAATGLQSSLTPSRANGFLNILRAMQSQAHALTNTDDAMDS
- a CDS encoding 5-formyltetrahydrofolate cyclo-ligase, encoding MVATKKALRSEYRRIRHGLMPKLNASLVKSVLAHLNAQGPPHHHGAIGITWPLPGEPDLRLLAELQPAPLALPATAADYSVTYHAWRNAPSPRELRGDAFSIPAPLTSPALKPTELALLLLPALAVDRNGMRLGYGGGCYDRLLSQPGWSTLPTFAVLPEACVHPTLLPTEPWDQPLDGWITEQGCSLRRASH
- a CDS encoding carbonic anhydrase; its protein translation is MTLNRRSFLFRSGLNAFGLAAAMQLIKPAKAEAAVLAQKESAQSCRPDDSLTALIDGNARFAAAWQAKNKATSLNERAQVMSNLWLDNCFLPSSVLEESQSPWASIISCADSRVAPEWIFDAAAGDLFVVRSAGNTPFDEGIASLEFGVAVLKTPLILVLGHSNCGAVQAARANKTLTPLFDQLIKPIRANLVPGDTLTNAIKNNASATAQQLTTRSDVLAKAVQSGELQIVAGYFDIASGKVSIV
- a CDS encoding AbrB family transcriptional regulator; the encoded protein is MLTGSDLLTKVKDLGDVSKTDLATACGYVSKKKDGSDRVNFTAFYEALLNAKGIDLGGGNAGVGKGGRKLSYVATVQGNGNLLIGKAYTAMLDLQVGDEFTIKLGKKAIRLIPVGGEEEGDE
- a CDS encoding YdiU family protein, which produces MSLPPKQSSKQSLASFDDFIQHSNYSLLNTLNPDPESTKDGQDHRPRQVRSGHFVPVTPKPLAQPTYVSHSETLFCELGLDQDLAFNEEFKKLFSGDLSETREPMRPFGWATGYALSIYGTEYNQQCPFGNGNGYGDGRAISVFEGILNGQRWEMQLKGGGPTPYCRGADGRAVLRSSVREFLAQDLMHALGVPTSRSLTLYVSQTETVRRPWYSENSNSSDPDILVEDPVAISTRVAPSFLRVGQLELFARRARNSDHPDVLKELRMIVLHLIDREYKSEIDQTLDFSTQLIQLAELYQDRLTNLVANWLRIGYCQGNFNSDNCAAGGFTLDYGPFGFCEVFDPRFQPWIGGGEHFSFFNQPVAAEANFYMFWKSIRLLVIDNAAVLEQLDKICGGFKQTINTTIEQMWADKLGLTHYNEALVNTLFQLMIETKVDFTIFFRELCKMPKHWSDLKTSFYTSIPTDLEHQWQAWLQSWNERIGDSEDRTGIAEKMKRVNPKYTWREWLIAPAYQQAKQGDYALIKELQEVFSHPYDEQSQAIEEKYYRLKPDQYLNAGGISHYSCSS